One Salvia splendens isolate huo1 chromosome 1, SspV2, whole genome shotgun sequence genomic window, aaaatgcgaaaaatataaaaatgtatgaaattattttggactttccaaaataaaattgaagtccaattaaatataaGATAATTTGAATTCTAATCactctttaaatccatcaagtgatagtttttaacttgggcttgtaatttatttgttgattttagcccaattgaaattaaatcatggaagccCAAGTATGGATTTATATTATCTAAGCCAAAATTAATTCTTCCCCCCCCACGTCCGACGGTTCCTTCTCCCCCCATGATGTTCGACGGTTTTCTCCTCTTCAAGGAGGAGACTCCTCTTTGTTCCACCTCTCCACTTCCCCCATCAATATCTACACCCTCCTTAAAACCCTCTAACCCACTCACCGCTTtcacttagcaaaaaaaaagagagaagagagaaggagaagcaCCGAGAGAGAGTGCCGAGAGAGAAGGATGAAGCTTGAGCCACCActttgtgttttcttctaccattttcaaccatcttggaggtataattcttttccaccctcaaagcatgagtttaatGTAGCCTTGCATGATTCATGTAGTCTTAATCTTCTTCCGCAGTCAATTAAGTAGAAACCAACGTAGAACCAACCGAACGATCGCCGTACGTAGCTGaagcttagaaagaacttaactCTATAATAATAATGCGTGTTGCGGGTTGAATCGGGGTCGTTCGGGGTGGTTTCGAAGAAGGGGAAGCCGTCGCCGGCGatgggcagcggcggacagccgtgcTCGGCGTTCCCCGGTGCGGACAGCGTCTCCCGACGCGACGGCAGTAGCTCCCTTCCCCGTAGCAGCAGTGGCGGCGTCGTGGTGAAGTGGCTGCGGCCTCGCGACAGCAGCAGCGTCACGGCGGCTCCCGGCGACTTCAGCAGCGACGGCTGCGACGGCAGGCGACCTCAGCCGCGACGGCGGCGACTCCAGCGGCGACGGCGGGCGACTCCAGCGGCTGTGTCGACGCTTCATGGCGGAGCGGCTGCTGCGTTGtgtcgagagagagagacgagTAGAGAGAAGTTTGAAAAGAGGATAGAGGGAGAGAGATGTTGACCGAGAGTTGTGGGAATTGAAAGTCAAAATTGGGCTTTGGTGGTAATTTGAGAATTTGGGCCCTTGgccttgtgtaaaaaaaagggaaaagggAGAAGAGTTTGGGCCTCTTCAATTTAATCTTTTTGGACCTAGCTAAATAAATGGGAGAAATAAGGTGGGTTAAGATGCTAGTTAACTTGGATCAAATAAATTAAGTCTTGGGCAGATGTTTTAATCGTAaagaatgatttaatttaatcgTGGGAAATCTTAATTTATTCTTGATTAATGTCaaggatgaataatttatctCAAGTCCGAAATAATTAATTCGAAGGAAAGAAATTGGTGAAAGTGAGTTAAGCGCTTAATCAAAATCTTGGGATTAAATCCTATATCATGGAGGAAAATTATGAGGAGTCAGCGAAGGAGTTATAAGCGTAAACGGCCGACCGGCGCcacacgcgacgccttgggcggccgccgaataatcgataATGCACGAAAACtgagaaaaaggaaataaaagactttaattagagtgcatgcattctaaatgttttcgtaattgagattgatgtgtactttaattgtttttcgaaaaggtggttcgcacgctcgttaaagtcgtatcgagaagttataaaaggaaatttctaagctattgaggtgggctttattctttaacgtttattttgaatcaatatgtttacggtgttataaggatgtttctataagtatgtcatgccgtgtttatgttttgaaactgcctatctgattgtctactagaataaaactctactagactttgatggttaatgaattcgggtctaactagggtctacgccctacttagactagtgcactgatggggatcgtgagccgtcccctaggtcggccggtccagtgatcgagattgtggccacagtctcgtttcacatgatggttcagatatggtatatgatggaggatgatgttagtccgcgcggacactgtTTTGTGGAAATGAATTTTTGTGCTTCTcggttttttttaaagtaaaacccgggattcacacgatgatggcttgacatatcttaacgatgaatgttttcgggcgtgagttcactgggtgcatcaagtactcagcccctgcatatgttctCCCTATGAGCAGGTTgggcgaggtcgggaggcggaggatgttgagtgatgattcaagaactggtccggttactattatgtcatcatacgtagtagtagctaaactctcaaattgcttccgctatttAATGTCCTAAGAAACTCTGTTATCTTCTTTATTgtcgaactctgttatctttcattttgTAAACTTCGGGATTGAAACGTTAGTTAACTTAAATGGCATTTCGCCTTTGActgttaagttgtattgccttgaattgattgtttccccttcttccccgctccttaatTCCTCCACTGgtcacgattccccgtgcttcctatccttaggaagtgcggtcgtgacagaatggtatcagagccgtttttccttccgctctggaccgagagtcgtttattcaatctagtctagactcgtttcgctagactaaaagagtatccgtttaaagctcaacactccgtctcgccgcgctcaacatgAAAGAAGGCAAAAGTTTGAAACGAAGCATATTTGAAGTAAAAGAATGAATGGGGCGCAGAAAGGCGCGAATTCCAAGGAATGATGAGATGACGAGACGAGGAAAACCTTGTGAAGCGCGATTAGCGTTAGATTGAAGGATAGACGAAATTGTAAAAGTACCACGTTTATAaaatacgaaacatctatccttagatgataacttaacaagaaaagaattgttatgacttttccttatggaaatcgacaggtatatgCACGGTAGTACGTATGACGTTCTCTACGCGTTTTTATCTCTTTCTACCTCGTTTATTCTTTTTCTATGATTAGTTGCTAAGGGAACTTACTTttatgtagatggcgatcacgatccacgcaccgctaaggggaaggtacgtcaagaatggattgcgggcggtggaaatgtatcgcgggttcgagagggacgcgagggcccccttgatatcttatgtcgccgattacttgaccttatggcgggatgctcatggctgtggagtgaggcactatgagggaatcaagagattgattgatggactaccggcaccttggaataggtgggccgacgaggcttcacggtcatacatctggcataagcttcccgactacagcatgcagggagacatgcatggttttgtgaaggttctcttggaagcactggtcgatgctcgtgatggaccgccaccctatgctcctcctaggaaggaggcGTCCTCATCGAGCCGCAgcccctacagcgggggtcggtaCGAGAGTGAGACGCCGCAACCAAACTGCCCCAAGAGAAGGAGgcttgggatgcgcacctccgcacctcccgcgacggaagttCTTGTGGTCGATAAGCATATCGACGTCGCTACTTATGTTCGGGAGAACgacgaggaagaggaggaaaaTCCTCTTGAAAATGAGGAAGAACCCCTagaagacgaggaggatcccatggaggatgaggaagaccctgaagaagagccccttgcgagagaggttgaagttgaaagcgaggaaggggcgaattaCGAGAGAGCTCCCGATGAGTAGTGCTTCTATTGCTGTTTTGTTAGTTTCGAATGTTTTGCTTTGACGAACTATGTAGTAGTTTCTTTTGCCGTTTGTTTTTCCCTCCCTGTTTCaaagaccttgtggaaacacgtacttgttggttttaagataattaagtttccgttgttttatcgttgtgttcgttttacctcgttgtgtatggaaagttgtgttatcgctttggaaaggttgtgtggagtggtgatggtaaagttggattttatactaatgcatgtgttgaacaaaatgcctccccgacgtgccgcagttcaccacgagaatggggcaagcaacgagacccaaagcagtgtgggtcctgaaggacaaccaccaccaccacctccaccaccgccacagccggaacggaacatcgagaaagagttctgaaaggaacgtcctcccgtgttcgatggaatgggagatccaaccaaggccgagacctggattcgggccatagaacgcatctttaagttcttgaggtgcactgaggagcgcctatcgtgcgtgactTATCAGCTCACCGGGTCCGCAGAATTCTGGTGGGAGACGAAGCAGCGGATAATGACGCAGGAACAGTTAGACACccctgacgtgggaagactttaaggaggaactgtatgacaaatacattccaaggagctaccgtaaggcaaaggaggccgagttttacaatttaaaaaggggcggatgactgtgacagaatatgaccgtgccctatgtgacatgtctcgatatgcacccgagcaagtaaacaccgacgagaagatggcggagaagttttatgccggtctgaggcacgaaatcaggatggcgTTGGCATGCCGTGGTAGACTCTCGTATGTCGAGTCATTAtctcgtgcattggacgtggaggaagcgatgccacgggaaaggacggttatatccactactccaacaccgccgacctcacagcagaatttccgggataagaggaaatgggacgggaaccgcgcacccttcgacaacaagaggttccagagtaccccaaactcttcccagggaaaaggaaagcaagctgctccattccaaagtggagatttccgtcagagagcacctccttgtgccaaatgtcagaagaaccacatgggagagtgcagagtcgggaccaacgtgtgctacaagtgtggtggagtcggacacttcgccaaagagtgcccgagcaacaacaatactggaggtgggggaacaccgaacggacctcgagggaatcctacaccacctccgcagcagcagcagcgtcgccagccatacccgactcaagctatggcctatgccttgggacgcaagcaagcGAATGCCCCACAGGGGGAGCCAAAACAAGAAattctggcaggtatgggaacattacttgacatgcctgttgctgttctgtttgatacgggtgcgtcgcactcttttatatcgcactcctgcgtgaatgctttaagactgcctgttgatgaacttgaacataagatgaatgtgaactcaccggtaggaggccttatagaaatttcacaatcttgctTGAACATAGAACTCATGGTGGATGATGtttgtccgcgcggacactgttttatggaaatgaatttttgtgcttctcggttttttttaaagtaaaacccgggattcacacgatgatggcttgacatatcttaacgatgaatgtttttgggcgtgagttcactgggtgcatcaagtactcagcccctgcatatgttctccctatgtgcaggttgggcgaggtcgggaggcggaggatgttgagtgatgattcaagaactggtccggttactattatgtcatcatacgtagtagtagctaaactctcaaattgtTTCCGCTATTTAATGTCCTAAGAAACTCTGTTATCTTCTTTATTgtcgaactctgttatctttcattttgTAAACTTCGGGATTGAAACGTTAGTTAACTTAAATGGCATTTCGCCTTTGACTGTTAAGctgtattgccttgaattgattgtttccccttcttccccgctccttaattcccccactggtcacgattccccgtgcttcctatccttaggaagtgcggtcgtgacaggaaTGCGGTTGGAGAGTAGTCGCCATATAAAGATGGCAATAGATGATGTGAGGCCCGCTCTCCAAATGTCATTCATGCCCTGAACAATCGGCCCTTGGCTTCTCAAGGTCTCCCATGTAGTAGCTAGCGAGAACTCTCCATTAGGTGATAACTTCCATCTTGGCACATTCGGCCCGTCCGAGATGATTGGTGTATCGAGAATCCTCTGGACGATATGTTGTGCTAGGCCAGCTTGTGCTTGAAGGATCCATAACTTAGTCTCATCCCATGCACCATCAGTAATATAATCCGCCACGCGCTCAAGAGGCCCTCCTTTATCGTCAAGGCTAAGTTCTCTTAAGGGAAGTTCTCCGAGCCATAAGTCGTCCCAGAATAGCATCTTTCCTTCTCCCTCCACCCATCGAATGTGCGGTTGAGCCTAGGCCCGGGCCTTCAAAATCCTCTTCCAAGTAAGGTTGCCCCTCCCCATGGCTTTAGCTGTGAGTGGAGAAGCCTTATGGCAATATTTGGCCATCATGTAcgtagcccaaagggagttttgttccctAAACCGCCACCACAACTTGATACTAAAAGCTCGTAAGACTTCCTTGATCTTCCGAATGCCCAAGCCTccttcggccgtgggtaggCAAACCTGGTCCCAACTTATCCAGTgtgtccttttcttctcattagtTGACCCCCAAAAGAACCGAGCgatctgctgatccaattgcaTGAGGGCACCACCCCTAGGCTCAATAACTTGAAAAATGTGTAGGGGGGTCGCTTCTAGTGTGCTTTTAATCAAAGTGAGTCTCTCCCCAAAGGAGAGGTGACGATGGGCCCACCCAGAGATCCTAGCTGAGATTTTCTCCCGGAGGAACAAGAACATACTTGTGCGCTTCaccccccggtaaatagggactccaaggtaaaggaagggaAACGAACCTCGTGAGAAACCTCCTTCGCTTTGTATTGTGTTTGTCCAGCCTTCATTAGCGTCGGctatatagaaattactcttgtcGAGGTTGATTTGCTGACCAGACACCTCGGCATAGTGATCCAGACAGCCACGAAGCCTCCGAAGGGGGTTcacggccgcttgcgtgaagatgatgatgtcatcTGCATAGGCAAGGTGGCTGATCTCAATACTTCCCCGGGTTGCTTTGAATGTCATCTCTTTGTTGCCAAGGATGAGTTTATCAAGTAGtctcgagagatagtccgcCGCTAGAACGAAGAGGGCGGGGGAGATGGGATCCCCTTGCCTTAGTCCACGGGTGGATTTGAAGAAGCCTGCCGGCGCCCCATTAATAAGAATCAAAAACCAACAAGATCCAATGCACCTTTCAATGAGCGTCACCCATTGTTCGGGGAAGCCCATGTGCTTAAGGACTTTtaggaggaacggccattggactcgatcataggccttagccatatcaatcttaATTGCAACATTAGGGGCCGGGGTGCTTCGttggagctcatggaacatctcctgtgcaaggAGCACATTATCATTAAGAAGCCTCCCTTTGACGAACCCACTTTGATTCGGTGCGACAACACAAGGGAGAAGTGGGGCAAGTCGCTTCGTGAGGACTTTGGTAATCACCTTATTGATCACGTTGCACAAGCTAATTGGTCTGtagtctccccaagtctcgggtatcggcttcttggggatgagaACTATACTCGTCGCCGTGAAGCTTCGAGGGAGGAAGGTCCCACCGAAAAATTGCCTAACCGCATCCACGACATCTGGACCCACaatgccccaacaagcttggaagaaTAATGCCGAGAATCCATCCCGGCCCGGAGCACTATTGGCCGAGATGTCGAATACCGCTCGTTTCACCTCATCCGCATCCGGAGGCTTCGAGAGGTCCATCAAAAGCTCCGAGGGGGGAGGCGTTGTAGGAGGCTTAGGTCCGGATCCGTAAGTTCCGGATAGCTCGGGGCTAGGAGGTTCtgaaagaactcaaccgccgattctttgatggccttgtcatccgtgagttcacacccattagtgttaatcttgtggatgcgTAGCCGGatcttcttctgcttcacccagctttggtagaacttagtatttttatccccttcttctagccaacggagggccgccttctgccgccaaaaatcttcctccattttaAGAAGTAATATGTACTcggcaatttgtttgttgacctccgttctattccgggccgaggggtcACCTTCAAACTCCACTTGTGCCTCTGCAATGTTTTCTTCACAGGTTTTCAAGTTGGAGTGAATATTCCCAAACACCTCTTTGTTCCGCCTTTTAAGCCATCCAATCTTTTACCAAGTCACCGAATCCctcatgccggacccacatgttttggaaccggaacgctTTCCCACCCGTAAAGATGTTAGTCGGCCTGCATCTAACAAGGAGAGGTCCGTGGTCAGACGCGATGCGTGGGAGATTTGTGACTCTTATTGCGTCAAACGTTTGAGCCGTCGTCTCGCTAATCAGCACCCTACCCAACCTTTCCATAAGGCCATTCTTAGCCCAGGTGAAATCTGATCCATCATAGCCTGGGTCCATAAGACCACAATCCTCAATGGCTTCAGCAAAATCAACCATTTCCGCTTGACGATTTCTGTCGCTCCCCATCCTGTCTTGAGAagagaggattgtgttgaagtcccctccaataaaCCACGGCATCCCATCCGAGAGTTGTGTGATATCCCTCAACTTTTCCCATAGGACATGTCGCTCCCCtctcgtgcatttagcataTACGGCCGATAGCATAATAGGGGTTGAGATCCAAGGGCAAGTGAACCTCCCATGTAGCAGCTGTTCCGAGTCATCCAACACATCATAATCCATCCCTTCTTTCACAAAgatccaaattttcccattgATGTTCGAGCCCttgaaggacagccccaacaACTTCGAAAACTTGTCCGGATTGGGGGGAATAAACGgatccattattgcaagaaaacaaatattatgagaactaattagtctttttaggacgttttgggttgacgcatttgcgatccCCCTAACATTCCAAAACAGAAGATTTAATGACATGATTAACTAGAGGAGTTCGTACCCGGTGGGATTGACGTCCCCCCttgaaattcaattattttgggttgacgcatttgcgGTGGGATTTAATGACATGTCACGGCTTCCATATGGGTGGGGTTGGCTCCATCATCGTTTTCATTGTGAGCGGTGGAGTCCTCCCAATTCTCCTCTtcttccatatcattctccATGAAGTTCTCTCGCTCCATGAGGGAGAAATACCGATTAGTGCTCATGTGATTTGGTGATTCTTGTGCTTCGGTGTTTGTTAAAACAAAGGGTTTGAAATGGCCTTTCGGATGAACAAGGTTACCCGAAGTCGGGTTCGCTGCGGGCCGCGCTAAGTCCGCACCTCTCGGCTTACCCCCACGCCCACCACCAAATGAAGGCCATTTGGCGGATGGTTCTCTAGATTGGTTGTCATATCGCTCATCGTGGACGATGACTATTTCCTTACACCCCGgtccttgcatgtcacccaagAAGTCCGGTCCCGGCCATTCCGTCCCCGATTGTGCCTTGGCCTTCGGGTTCATCCGAGCATTTCTTTCTTTCCCCTTGT contains:
- the LOC121752872 gene encoding uncharacterized protein LOC121752872, with the translated sequence MGFPEQWVTLIERCIGSCWFLILINGAPAGFFKSTRGLRQGDPISPALFVLAADYLSRLLDKLILGNKEMTFKATRGSIEISHLAYADDIIIFTQAAVNPLRRLRGCLDHYAEVSGQQINLDKSNFYIADANEGWTNTIQSEGGFSRGSFPFLYLGVPIYRGVKRTSMFLFLREKISARISGWAHRHLSFGERLTLIKSTLEATPLHIFQVIEPRGGALMQLDQQIARFFWGSTNEKKRTHWISWDQVCLPTAEGGLGIRKIKEVLRAFSIKLWWRFREQNSLWATYMMAKYCHKASPLTAKAMGRGNLTWKRILKARA